A region of the Carya illinoinensis cultivar Pawnee chromosome 16, C.illinoinensisPawnee_v1, whole genome shotgun sequence genome:
GTTATCAAATGATGCTTGTTTATCTATATTTACCCGACATGCATTTGGGGCAAGAGACTTCATTACACATCCAAATCTTAAAGATATTGGTGAGAAAATTGTGATAAGGTGTAAAGGCTTGCCTTTGGCAGCAAAATCTTTTAGAGGCCTTTTACGCTTCAAGGAGAATCCTGATGAGTGGAAAGAagtattgaataaaaatatatgggaTATACCAAAGGAGAGAAGTGGAATTGTTCCAACTCTTATGTTCAGCTACTACCATCTCCCTGCACATTTGAAGAGATGCTTTGCCTACTGTTCAATATTTCCGAAGGACTATGAAATTAAGGAGCAACAGTTGGTTCTGCATCCATACAGAGGCTTTAATTCAGCCACAAGAAGGGGAAAAGCAAATGGAAGATTTAGGTAAAGAGTATTTTCGCAATCTATTGTCAAGTTCATTTTTCCAACAATCAAACTATGATGACTCAATATTTTTAATGCACGCCTTCATCAACGATTTGGCTCAATTAGTTGCAGGAGATATATTCTTTAGAATGAAGGAAAGATTTGGGAGTAGTAAGcaaatgaaaatttataaaatggctCAACATTCATCTCAACAAGGTGGTGGCACTAAACATTTTGAGGCATTTTCAGAACTTACATGTTTACGTACATTCATAGCATTTAAGCTTCCACAAAGTCCTGGTTTTTTGGCTCCTGAGGATCGTCTTCAACTGTTGTCAAAATTACAATGCCTAAGGGTGATCTCTTTAAGTGGGTACGGCATCTATAAGCTTCCAAATTCAATTGGCGATCTAAGACATCTACGATATCTTGACCTCTCTGACACTCCAATCACAAGCATGCCTGAATCAATAACCACTCTATACAACTTACAAACATAGATATTGGAGCAATGCCCTTATCTAAAGAAA
Encoded here:
- the LOC122298942 gene encoding putative disease resistance RPP13-like protein 1 — translated: MGTIQAYCLHVLSNDACLSIFTRHAFGARDFITHPNLKDIGEKIVIRCKGLPLAAKSFRGLLRFKENPDEWKEVLNKNIWDIPKERSGIVPTLMFSYYHLPAHLKRCFAYCSIFPKDYEIKEQQLVLHPYRGFNSATRRGKANGRFR